From Enterococcus mediterraneensis, the proteins below share one genomic window:
- a CDS encoding TrkH family potassium uptake protein, whose product MKKRYSKLALSAPQMITFGFAGVILLGAVLLSLPISSQSGEATPFIDALFTATSATCVTGLTTLTTAEHWNLFGQSVILVMIEVGGLGWISLPVLFFFLSRKKIGLKTRIVLQESLNMDQMSGGVYLMRYIIKIAVAIQLIGMALLMVDFVPRFGWAKGTWFSLFHAISSFCNAGFDLFGDSLVGFQKNPWVLSIVMLLIISGGLGFLVWSDLLNYRKRRKFTLHSRIALTVTLGLLIFGTLGFTLTERNAALLAEGNVIERFFNTMFMAVTPRTAGYFSIDYFQMTHAGLILTIILMFIGGTSGSTAGGLKTTTFGVLLIQVKSIFKGRTRAEFAGRTLRNAVVSRSLTLFFITLSLCIVATMILSVTESIPNVHRLGLEYIVFEVVSAFGTVGLTMGLTPDLTMIGKLVIICLMFIGRVGILTVVFSLITKGRQQEPSIKYPEESIMIG is encoded by the coding sequence ATGAAAAAACGTTACAGCAAATTGGCTTTATCAGCACCTCAGATGATCACGTTTGGATTTGCCGGGGTCATCTTATTGGGAGCTGTTTTGCTGAGTTTGCCTATTTCCAGTCAATCCGGTGAAGCGACGCCATTTATTGACGCATTGTTTACAGCAACGTCAGCGACATGTGTTACAGGACTTACCACCCTGACTACCGCAGAGCATTGGAATCTTTTTGGGCAATCGGTGATCTTGGTTATGATCGAAGTCGGCGGACTTGGCTGGATTTCGCTTCCGGTCCTGTTTTTCTTTTTATCCCGTAAAAAAATCGGGCTGAAAACACGCATCGTTTTACAGGAATCTTTGAATATGGATCAGATGAGCGGCGGTGTCTATCTGATGCGATATATCATAAAAATCGCTGTTGCTATTCAGTTGATCGGGATGGCGCTGCTGATGGTTGATTTTGTTCCTCGATTTGGATGGGCGAAAGGAACCTGGTTCAGCCTTTTCCATGCGATCTCCAGTTTCTGTAATGCAGGTTTCGATTTGTTCGGCGATAGCTTGGTCGGGTTTCAGAAAAATCCGTGGGTGCTAAGTATTGTGATGCTGCTGATCATTTCCGGCGGTCTGGGCTTTTTAGTATGGTCTGATCTGCTCAATTATCGAAAACGGCGGAAATTCACGCTGCACAGTCGGATCGCTCTGACAGTTACATTAGGCCTGCTGATTTTTGGGACACTGGGTTTTACATTGACGGAACGAAACGCTGCGCTATTGGCAGAAGGAAATGTGATCGAACGTTTCTTCAATACGATGTTTATGGCAGTGACTCCAAGGACAGCCGGATATTTTTCGATCGACTACTTTCAAATGACACACGCTGGTTTGATCCTGACGATTATTTTGATGTTCATCGGGGGAACATCCGGTTCAACTGCCGGTGGTTTGAAAACAACGACATTTGGTGTGCTGCTGATACAGGTCAAAAGTATTTTTAAAGGCCGGACACGGGCAGAATTTGCCGGCAGGACTCTGCGCAATGCAGTCGTTTCAAGATCCTTGACACTATTTTTTATTACATTGTCATTATGTATCGTGGCAACGATGATTTTATCTGTGACAGAATCGATCCCAAATGTTCATCGTTTAGGCTTGGAATATATCGTGTTTGAAGTCGTATCGGCGTTTGGAACGGTTGGTTTGACGATGGGGCTGACACCTGATCTGACAATGATCGGTAAACTGGTCATTATCTGTCTAATGTTCATCGGAAGAGTCGGTATCTTAACAGTCGTCTTCTCATTGATAACCAAAGGTAGACAGCAGGAGCCGTCTATCAAGTATCCAGAAGAATCGATCATGATTGGTTAA
- a CDS encoding endonuclease III domain-containing protein, with protein sequence MGDVYHLFQTMYRQMGPQGWWPAESKSEIVLGAILVQNTNWQNAAKSLQNLRLLTQLHPEKIAALTQADIIEAIRPSGFYTNKGRAIFEFFAWFQEFDFSFDRIKKVYGTELRKQLLSLRGIGEETADVLLLYVFDEKVFIADKYAQRLFTYLGWSTATNYRQLHQQVDLSEFTLAEAQEFHGLIDEFGKIFLKSPTTWQQSFLYEINH encoded by the coding sequence ATGGGGGATGTCTATCATCTATTTCAAACGATGTATCGGCAGATGGGTCCGCAAGGCTGGTGGCCGGCAGAAAGTAAAAGCGAGATCGTCCTTGGCGCGATCCTCGTTCAAAATACCAACTGGCAAAACGCTGCTAAGTCGCTGCAGAATCTGCGGTTGTTGACGCAACTTCATCCTGAAAAAATTGCGGCTTTGACTCAAGCGGATATCATCGAAGCGATTCGGCCAAGCGGATTCTATACAAATAAAGGTCGAGCGATCTTTGAATTTTTCGCTTGGTTCCAAGAATTTGATTTTTCTTTTGATAGAATAAAAAAAGTCTATGGCACAGAACTCCGCAAGCAGTTGTTGAGTCTGCGGGGGATCGGAGAAGAGACAGCAGATGTCTTGCTTTTGTATGTTTTTGATGAAAAAGTGTTCATCGCTGATAAATATGCTCAGCGCCTATTTACCTATTTAGGCTGGTCGACAGCAACAAATTATCGGCAATTACATCAGCAAGTAGATCTTTCAGAATTTACATTAGCGGAAGCACAAGAGTTTCATGGGCTGATCGATGAATTTGGGAAAATTTTCTTGAAATCCCCCACTACTTGGCAGCAAAGTTTTTTATATGAAATAAATCATTAA
- the deoC gene encoding deoxyribose-phosphate aldolase, translating to MSFDLSVKQLANMIDHTLLKADAKKADFRKLADEATTYGFKMLAINSAPVKFCREYLGDSPVHVGAAIGFPLGQTSIAAKVFEVNDAIQNGADEIDYVINIGELKDGNLEYIRREMEEIVAASRKGNILSKVILENCYLTDEEKIAVCQIAREVKPDFVKTSTGFGLSGATVEDVRLMKKTVGEEVEVKAAGGIRDLATAKAMIEAGATRIGTSSGITIIKELETLKNSSMQ from the coding sequence ATGTCATTTGATTTATCCGTCAAACAGTTAGCGAATATGATTGATCACACGTTGCTAAAAGCAGACGCTAAGAAAGCTGATTTCAGAAAGTTGGCAGACGAAGCAACTACATACGGCTTCAAGATGCTGGCAATCAATTCGGCGCCTGTAAAATTCTGCCGAGAATATTTAGGAGATAGCCCAGTCCATGTGGGGGCCGCAATCGGTTTTCCACTTGGTCAAACATCGATTGCCGCAAAAGTATTTGAAGTGAATGATGCTATTCAAAATGGCGCGGATGAGATCGATTATGTGATCAATATCGGCGAATTAAAAGATGGTAATCTGGAATATATCCGCCGCGAAATGGAAGAGATCGTGGCAGCAAGCAGAAAAGGGAATATCTTATCTAAAGTTATCTTGGAAAATTGTTATCTGACTGACGAAGAAAAAATCGCTGTATGCCAAATTGCTCGTGAAGTGAAACCTGACTTTGTCAAAACCTCTACTGGCTTTGGCCTTTCTGGTGCAACCGTTGAAGACGTTCGTCTGATGAAAAAAACGGTAGGAGAAGAGGTAGAGGTCAAAGCGGCCGGCGGGATTCGAGATTTAGCAACTGCCAAAGCAATGATCGAAGCCGGAGCTACTCGAATCGGAACCAGTTCAGGTATCACTATCATTAAGGAACTAGAAACTTTGAAAAATTCTTCTATGCAATAG
- a CDS encoding V-type ATP synthase subunit B, which produces MIKEYKTIGEVVGPLMAVEKVSGVKYEELIEVRMQNGELRKGQVLEIQQDKALVQIFEGTGGINLRDSAVRFLGHPLELGVSEDMIGRVFDGLGRPKDNGPEILPEKMLDINGEAINPMARDYPDEFIQTGISSIDHLNTLVRGQKLPVFSGSGLPHKELAAQIARQAAVLNTDDDFAVVFAGIGITFEEAEYFMEDFRKTGAIDRSVVFMNLANDPAIERIATPRMALTAAEYLAYEKGMHVLVIMTDMTNYCEALREISAARREVPGRRGYPGYLYTNLATLYERAGRIRGLKGSVTQIPILTMPEDDKTHPIPDLTGYITEGQIILSRDLYKSGIQPPIDVLPSLSRLKDKGTGEGKTRKDHAATMNQLFSAYAQGKQAKELAVVLGDSALSDVDKIYAKFAERFEEEYVNQGYQTNRSIEETLDLGWQLLSILPRTELKRIKDDMIDEFLPSKGVE; this is translated from the coding sequence ATGATTAAAGAATACAAAACGATCGGCGAAGTTGTCGGCCCGCTGATGGCTGTCGAAAAAGTATCCGGTGTTAAATATGAAGAGTTGATCGAAGTTCGTATGCAAAACGGCGAACTGCGAAAAGGACAAGTTTTAGAAATTCAGCAAGACAAAGCGTTAGTTCAGATCTTTGAAGGAACTGGCGGCATCAATCTGCGGGATTCCGCAGTACGATTTTTGGGACATCCGTTAGAGCTGGGTGTTTCAGAAGATATGATCGGGCGAGTCTTTGATGGTTTGGGTCGTCCTAAAGACAACGGACCGGAGATTTTGCCGGAAAAAATGCTGGATATCAACGGGGAAGCTATCAATCCGATGGCCCGTGATTATCCGGATGAATTCATCCAAACAGGTATCTCTTCTATTGATCATTTGAATACGTTAGTTCGGGGACAAAAATTACCGGTCTTTTCTGGTTCTGGACTGCCCCATAAAGAACTAGCGGCACAGATCGCTCGTCAAGCGGCGGTTTTGAATACGGACGATGATTTTGCGGTAGTGTTTGCCGGTATCGGAATCACTTTTGAAGAAGCGGAATATTTCATGGAAGACTTCCGAAAAACCGGAGCTATCGATCGTTCTGTCGTATTCATGAATTTGGCCAATGATCCGGCTATCGAACGGATCGCGACACCGCGGATGGCATTGACCGCCGCTGAATACTTAGCTTATGAAAAAGGCATGCACGTTCTGGTCATCATGACGGACATGACCAACTACTGTGAAGCGTTGCGGGAAATCTCCGCCGCTCGTCGTGAAGTTCCAGGCCGTCGTGGGTATCCTGGGTATCTATATACCAACTTGGCAACCTTGTACGAACGTGCAGGACGGATTCGCGGGTTAAAAGGTTCTGTGACTCAGATTCCGATTTTAACGATGCCGGAAGATGATAAGACTCATCCAATCCCTGACTTGACAGGATATATCACGGAAGGACAGATCATCTTGTCTCGTGATCTATATAAAAGCGGGATCCAGCCGCCAATCGATGTGTTGCCGTCATTGTCACGTCTGAAAGACAAAGGGACTGGTGAAGGCAAGACCCGTAAAGACCATGCGGCAACTATGAATCAGCTGTTCTCTGCTTATGCGCAGGGGAAACAAGCAAAGGAATTGGCTGTCGTGTTAGGGGATTCGGCGTTATCTGATGTCGACAAGATCTATGCAAAATTCGCGGAGCGCTTTGAAGAAGAATACGTCAATCAAGGCTATCAGACCAATCGTTCCATCGAAGAAACGCTGGATCTAGGGTGGCAGCTATTGAGTATTCTGCCGCGAACAGAATTGAAGCGGATCAAAGATGATATGATCGATGAGTTTTTACCTAGCAAAGGGGTAGAGTAG
- a CDS encoding V-type ATP synthase subunit D — MAKLNVNPTRMELARLKRQLTTAKRGHKLLKDKQDELMRQFILLVKKNDKMRKEVEKMMEGAMRAFRLANVTLNESFIEELFILPSARVDLDVSKKNIMSVEVPVMNFHYDEEVIETPIEYGYLNSNVPLDNSIVRFTAVLPKLLELTEIEKTCQLMAGEIEKTRRRVNALEYMTIPELEETIYYIRMKLEENERSEVTRMIKIKNMNKEAEV; from the coding sequence ATGGCAAAATTAAACGTCAATCCCACACGAATGGAACTTGCTCGTTTAAAAAGACAACTAACTACTGCTAAAAGAGGGCATAAATTATTAAAAGATAAACAAGACGAGCTGATGCGGCAATTTATCCTGCTGGTCAAAAAAAATGACAAGATGCGCAAAGAAGTCGAAAAAATGATGGAAGGTGCGATGCGGGCGTTTCGCTTGGCGAATGTCACCTTGAATGAGTCCTTTATCGAAGAGCTGTTTATTTTGCCTTCTGCCCGTGTTGATTTGGATGTATCGAAAAAAAACATCATGAGTGTGGAAGTCCCTGTCATGAATTTCCACTATGATGAAGAAGTCATCGAAACACCTATTGAATACGGCTATTTAAACTCCAATGTTCCTTTAGACAATTCCATCGTGCGTTTTACAGCGGTCTTACCGAAGCTTTTGGAATTGACAGAAATCGAAAAAACTTGTCAATTAATGGCAGGAGAAATCGAAAAGACACGCCGGCGAGTCAATGCTTTGGAATATATGACGATTCCGGAATTAGAAGAGACCATCTACTATATCCGAATGAAGCTGGAAGAAAACGAACGTTCCGAAGTAACACGGATGATCAAAATCAAGAACATGAATAAAGAGGCGGAAGTTTAG
- a CDS encoding type II toxin-antitoxin system RelB/DinJ family antitoxin — translation METKERKKKIQVNIDRSLANDVDAILESLGLNQTTLITALYKRVAAQGEVPFSLALTKEEKINLELMDAIDLIPTQHISTAEELSNWLDEDE, via the coding sequence ATGGAAACAAAAGAACGTAAAAAGAAAATCCAAGTGAATATCGATCGAAGTCTTGCAAACGATGTTGACGCTATTTTAGAGTCGTTAGGATTAAATCAAACAACCTTGATCACAGCACTTTATAAACGAGTAGCAGCTCAAGGAGAAGTTCCCTTCTCTCTTGCTCTGACCAAAGAAGAAAAAATCAACCTTGAACTCATGGATGCTATCGATTTAATACCAACACAACATATCTCTACGGCGGAAGAACTGTCTAATTGGCTGGATGAAGATGAATAA
- a CDS encoding sce7725 family protein, which produces MYYPYFRGKQFDLIALRELSENGLLSRKIHPIIEPVKDSSALRKTVLQFEKAQQSFTLIENPQAGEFLTEDGYLRLHAMTTKRGQILTQPLEPSAEQSGLLILQQAKPALECDWSQNEKPVLLPLEFRLLQKVQGELILSEDVFTRLPRNRFYQELPDELFTNRHLNYQRSGFQGFSDFSLDSRIYYEKSFPSAEICIHLVYFEGDELRIHHFLSPEELPTQKDKFLAVMEEIANWQPLQKTHGLNLLMTAAANGKFPGMGIIRKASVMHHLELMGDFLDSR; this is translated from the coding sequence ATGTATTATCCTTATTTTCGCGGGAAACAATTTGACTTGATCGCTTTGCGGGAACTTTCGGAAAATGGATTGCTGTCTCGAAAAATCCATCCGATCATCGAACCAGTCAAAGATTCTTCAGCATTGAGAAAGACAGTCTTGCAGTTTGAAAAGGCACAGCAGTCTTTTACATTGATCGAAAATCCGCAAGCTGGAGAATTTTTAACAGAAGATGGGTATCTGAGGCTTCACGCAATGACCACAAAGCGCGGCCAGATCCTGACGCAGCCGTTAGAGCCTTCTGCAGAACAAAGCGGACTCTTGATCCTTCAACAAGCAAAACCAGCACTGGAATGCGATTGGAGCCAAAATGAAAAGCCGGTCTTGTTGCCGCTTGAATTTCGGCTTTTGCAAAAGGTACAAGGAGAGTTGATTTTGTCAGAGGATGTTTTTACACGGCTTCCTCGCAATCGATTTTATCAGGAATTGCCGGATGAATTGTTTACCAATAGACATTTGAATTATCAGAGAAGCGGTTTTCAAGGATTTAGCGATTTTTCGCTAGATAGCCGCATCTACTATGAAAAGTCTTTTCCATCTGCAGAAATCTGCATCCATCTTGTTTATTTTGAAGGGGATGAATTGCGTATCCATCATTTTCTTTCGCCGGAAGAGTTGCCAACACAAAAGGACAAGTTTTTAGCGGTTATGGAGGAGATTGCAAACTGGCAGCCGCTGCAAAAAACACATGGATTGAACTTGTTGATGACAGCGGCAGCTAACGGAAAATTTCCTGGAATGGGGATCATTCGCAAGGCTTCAGTCATGCACCATTTAGAGCTGATGGGTGATTTTTTGGATAGCCGGTAA
- a CDS encoding ABC transporter ATP-binding protein — MESIIEVQHLSKSYGKKKAINDLSFAVEEGAFFSFLGPNGAGKSTTIDILTTLVQKDTGTVKINGLEIGQNDAEIRSIIGSVFQRGLLDEKLTVLDNLLIRGSFYQLSDKELKNRIDYLSDLIQINEFLSQQYGKLSGGQKRRADIVRALINQPRILFLDEPTAGLDPLSRKILWQTIKDLQKRLSMTVFLTTHYMEEAAQSDKIAIIDQGRLVALDTPDNLRASFSTTSVRLYHPTPQLLPRLLNEHYQAFEENDVILIQNLTYDKILGILADNRNEFDGFEVLRGNMDDVFLNITKQLESTKDKSERKIN; from the coding sequence ATGGAATCAATAATTGAGGTTCAGCATTTATCAAAAAGCTATGGAAAGAAGAAGGCTATTAACGATTTGTCTTTTGCGGTTGAGGAAGGAGCCTTCTTTAGTTTTTTAGGACCGAACGGCGCCGGCAAATCAACGACTATTGATATTTTAACGACGTTAGTTCAAAAAGATACCGGTACCGTAAAAATCAATGGTTTAGAAATTGGGCAAAATGACGCTGAGATAAGAAGTATTATCGGCTCGGTTTTTCAGAGGGGGCTATTAGATGAAAAACTTACAGTTCTTGATAATTTGCTTATTAGAGGTAGTTTTTATCAATTATCAGACAAAGAGTTAAAAAATCGAATCGATTATTTATCTGATTTGATTCAAATAAATGAGTTTTTATCTCAACAATATGGAAAGCTTTCAGGAGGACAAAAACGACGGGCAGATATTGTTCGGGCTCTGATAAATCAGCCTCGGATTTTATTTTTGGATGAACCAACTGCTGGACTTGATCCATTGTCGAGGAAAATACTTTGGCAAACAATTAAAGACTTGCAAAAACGTCTATCAATGACTGTTTTTCTAACGACCCATTATATGGAAGAAGCTGCCCAATCAGATAAAATAGCTATTATTGATCAAGGTCGCTTGGTTGCCCTTGACACGCCTGATAATCTGCGAGCTTCTTTTAGTACAACTAGTGTTAGATTATACCATCCAACGCCTCAATTACTCCCTCGATTATTAAATGAACACTACCAAGCGTTCGAAGAGAATGACGTAATTCTCATCCAAAATTTGACCTACGATAAGATATTGGGCATCCTTGCTGACAATAGAAACGAGTTTGATGGATTCGAGGTGTTGAGAGGAAACATGGATGACGTTTTTCTTAATATAACCAAGCAACTAGAGAGTACTAAGGATAAGTCGGAAAGAAAAATAAACTAA
- a CDS encoding endonuclease MutS2 has product MDTKLYQETEFTIIKNEVIKFAISDEAKYLLEQREPSLNFQTVEKRLRETGEAMALLASNQHVPFMGIKKIKQLTDKVEKGMILEANELMEYSDFLRSIRLIKQLFEKNKFQVPVLSRYTADLEDFKGIIEAVTTSIAGNTVRSESSRTLRKIRGKIQKLESDIEKSFNKYLKNATTQMYLQERFVVKKDDRYTLPVKSEFQSKVKGQIIERSNKGTTVFVEPEGVRKLNDQLQLAKAEEIGEIYQILASLTGMIAEELPRITYCKEVIVELDMIFARGKYSRSINGVPVRVREDDTLVLDQVKHPLLGFSAVPLSLTLGEDARGLIITGPNAGGKTIVLKTVALTCLITMFGLFVENGGNTQIPIFRDLFIDIGDQQSLENALSTFSGHMQNISQILAKVKKHSLVLLDEIGSGTEPKEGASLGIALMEAMYQKGALIIATTHYGEIKDFALAHDDFVTAAMAFDGETLTPKYRLLMNQVGDSNAFWIADKMKIDPKVIRQAKEYLQRKSYDTKKQVFKFSEKTKKAPSSEIEFHKGDRVFSAEHGYGLFYEMKDQQTALVFDKEMNEIPLRRLSLVTPHTQLYPANYDLESLFTDFHERKFNRDIERGSKKAQKKLRKMAEERRAK; this is encoded by the coding sequence ATGGACACAAAACTATATCAAGAAACAGAATTTACAATAATCAAAAATGAAGTAATCAAGTTTGCTATCAGTGATGAAGCAAAATATTTATTAGAACAACGTGAACCTTCCTTGAATTTCCAAACAGTAGAAAAACGTCTGCGGGAAACTGGTGAAGCGATGGCACTCCTAGCTTCCAATCAGCATGTTCCTTTTATGGGAATCAAAAAAATCAAACAGCTGACAGATAAAGTAGAAAAAGGGATGATCTTGGAAGCTAATGAGCTGATGGAATACAGCGACTTTTTACGTTCCATTCGTTTGATTAAGCAGTTGTTTGAAAAAAATAAATTCCAAGTCCCCGTATTATCAAGATATACTGCGGATCTGGAAGATTTCAAAGGAATCATTGAAGCGGTCACGACATCGATTGCCGGAAATACTGTCCGCTCAGAAAGCTCTCGTACACTACGCAAGATCCGCGGAAAGATCCAAAAATTAGAGAGCGATATCGAAAAAAGTTTCAATAAATATCTCAAGAACGCTACTACTCAAATGTATTTGCAAGAACGTTTTGTAGTAAAAAAAGATGATCGCTATACATTGCCTGTCAAAAGCGAATTCCAATCAAAAGTCAAAGGTCAGATCATTGAGCGCTCGAATAAGGGGACCACTGTCTTTGTCGAACCGGAAGGAGTCCGCAAACTGAATGATCAGCTTCAGCTGGCAAAAGCTGAAGAGATCGGCGAGATCTATCAAATATTAGCGTCTTTGACAGGAATGATCGCAGAAGAACTGCCACGCATCACCTATTGCAAAGAAGTCATCGTAGAACTGGATATGATCTTTGCCAGAGGAAAGTATAGCCGTTCTATCAACGGCGTACCTGTTCGTGTCAGAGAAGACGATACATTGGTCTTGGATCAAGTCAAGCATCCGTTACTAGGTTTTTCAGCGGTCCCGCTGTCTTTAACGCTAGGTGAAGATGCCCGCGGTCTGATCATTACTGGACCGAATGCCGGCGGAAAAACGATCGTGTTAAAAACAGTAGCGCTGACTTGCCTAATCACGATGTTCGGTCTGTTTGTTGAAAATGGAGGGAATACACAGATCCCGATTTTTAGAGATTTGTTCATCGATATCGGAGATCAGCAAAGTCTAGAAAATGCCTTGAGTACTTTTTCCGGACATATGCAAAACATTTCTCAGATATTGGCGAAGGTCAAAAAGCACTCCCTCGTTTTACTAGATGAGATCGGCAGCGGCACGGAGCCGAAAGAAGGCGCATCTTTAGGAATCGCATTGATGGAGGCAATGTATCAAAAAGGAGCGCTGATCATTGCTACTACCCATTATGGAGAAATCAAAGACTTTGCATTGGCTCATGATGATTTTGTAACAGCGGCGATGGCTTTTGATGGGGAGACATTGACACCGAAGTATCGCTTACTGATGAATCAAGTTGGCGACAGCAATGCGTTTTGGATCGCTGATAAGATGAAAATCGATCCGAAAGTGATCCGACAGGCAAAGGAATACCTGCAGAGAAAATCCTATGATACAAAAAAACAGGTATTTAAATTCTCAGAAAAAACGAAAAAAGCACCCTCTAGTGAGATAGAATTCCATAAAGGCGATCGTGTTTTTTCTGCTGAACATGGCTATGGTCTTTTTTACGAAATGAAAGACCAGCAAACAGCTCTTGTTTTTGACAAAGAGATGAACGAGATCCCTTTGCGGCGATTATCACTCGTCACACCCCATACACAGTTGTATCCGGCAAATTATGATCTGGAAAGTCTCTTCACGGATTTTCATGAACGAAAATTCAACCGAGATATTGAACGCGGTTCTAAAAAAGCCCAGAAAAAACTACGGAAAATGGCGGAGGAGAGACGGGCGAAATAA
- a CDS encoding type II toxin-antitoxin system PemK/MazF family toxin, whose product MNKHDVLIAYISYTDDPNAGGKRRPALLMQKQDNLLHVLRITSKFHNKSEYIKKLYYPIKDWKLAGLKQESWIDIGAIRTIDANQLKTIKIGQLTLRDKQELTRFIKNYYRYD is encoded by the coding sequence ATGAATAAACATGATGTGCTGATCGCATATATCTCCTATACTGATGATCCCAATGCTGGCGGTAAACGCAGACCAGCGCTGCTTATGCAGAAACAAGATAATCTCCTTCATGTTCTTAGAATCACTTCGAAATTCCATAATAAATCTGAGTATATCAAAAAACTGTACTATCCAATTAAAGATTGGAAGTTAGCAGGATTGAAACAAGAATCTTGGATCGACATTGGCGCGATTAGAACGATCGACGCCAATCAATTAAAAACCATAAAAATCGGACAGTTGACCTTGCGAGATAAACAAGAACTTACTCGATTCATCAAAAATTATTATCGATATGACTAA
- a CDS encoding LPXTG cell wall anchor domain-containing protein, with product MKKIIFLLAAAGAVATLTTGTITVQASETKESPKVVQEWKEPLHVTNIDIIRTDTKEKINSGVTTFSSGQDIPIAFKANYYGGKIADYPNGQFLGLSIGAKNVTINFSRAAAVANPDGSSSLIGEDVIHVGKEVTQQFQLQFTITGDGVSDVQTQTITFVPETSGSTGSSDSSSSSSSSSSSSSSNTSDSTDTTSTKDSSTSESETSGSNDPHHSVTPTDPDDSNGSEEPDPSTEPTGTSGSEEPQTTSESNSTQPSSSESVQEPERSSSVTSTTEDLADTSEKAVLKPDTKSSDSAKNLTLPKNNSSKRLPKTSEENSIALTLGGIITLIGTIGLIIKRKL from the coding sequence ATGAAAAAAATCATTTTTTTGTTGGCAGCAGCAGGAGCAGTGGCCACTTTAACAACTGGTACAATAACGGTTCAAGCAAGCGAGACAAAAGAAAGTCCTAAGGTTGTTCAAGAATGGAAAGAGCCGCTTCACGTCACCAACATCGATATAATCAGAACCGATACGAAAGAGAAAATTAATTCTGGTGTTACCACATTTTCAAGCGGACAAGATATTCCAATTGCATTCAAAGCCAATTATTATGGAGGAAAAATTGCAGATTATCCTAATGGTCAATTTTTAGGACTAAGTATTGGTGCAAAGAACGTAACCATCAATTTTAGCCGCGCTGCTGCTGTTGCTAACCCAGACGGAAGCTCAAGTTTAATAGGTGAGGATGTGATCCATGTCGGAAAAGAAGTGACGCAACAATTCCAATTACAATTTACGATAACGGGCGACGGTGTTTCTGACGTTCAGACACAGACAATCACTTTTGTTCCTGAAACAAGCGGATCAACAGGTTCGTCAGATTCATCAAGTTCTTCAAGTTCTTCAAGTTCTTCAAGTTCGTCAAATACCTCAGATTCTACAGATACAACATCAACAAAAGATTCGTCGACGTCTGAATCTGAAACATCAGGTTCTAATGATCCGCATCATTCTGTAACACCAACAGATCCAGATGATTCAAATGGTTCAGAAGAACCGGATCCTTCGACAGAACCAACTGGAACAAGCGGATCAGAGGAACCACAAACAACATCTGAATCAAATTCTACACAACCAAGCAGTTCTGAATCTGTACAAGAACCAGAACGTTCAAGCAGTGTAACGTCAACAACTGAAGATCTTGCTGATACTTCAGAAAAAGCAGTCTTAAAACCAGATACAAAGTCATCTGATTCTGCTAAGAATCTGACTTTACCTAAGAATAATTCCTCGAAAAGATTACCAAAAACCAGTGAGGAAAATTCGATTGCTTTGACACTCGGCGGTATTATCACACTTATTGGAACAATCGGTTTAATTATCAAGCGCAAACTCTAA